AAATATCAAAGCCGAAGTCGAAAACTAAACCTGTCGGATGTCCGCCTAACGAAAGATAATTGTCGAAGTTCCGCGAGTCCGAAGGACTTGGCGCGAGACTTGCTTTGCAAGACGAGTGACAAAGCGGAATTTGGCGAAGCCCAAGCAAGGGTCGCGAAGCGATCCCGAAGCGCCGCGACAATTTTTAGTTATCTGCTGTGCCGCGCCCCGAATGTCTAACCGGCGGAGCCAAGGAAGGCGAAGCCGGTTAGGGAATGCCAATAGAATTGGAATTGAAGACTTAACGCAAAGCTTTTAAATATCCAATAAATCTCTGGGTTTAACTTTTAATCGTTTAGAGAGTTTGAAAATTGAGTTAGCGGTAAAATTAGCCCTGCCCGCTTCAATATCTTGTAAAGTCCTAACAGGAACGGCATAATCGCCTTCATCCATGTTTTCCTGAGTAAGCCCTTTTTCTTTTCGCACTGTCTGAATATTCTTTCCGACTTTTAATAAAAATTCTTCAAAATCCACACACGGTATATTGCGGCAGAGTTGACAAAAAGTAAACGCGGCATACCGTGGGTCACATATTCTTTCGAGATTTCCGATCGCTAAAGGCTCATTTATGACGAGAAAATTCAAAAGCAAGTCTCAAAGTGCTACCTACAGACAAACAATAGGGAGAATTTCCGAGGAAGAGAAGAAAGCTTTTTATAACCAACTAAAGATAGCTAGAATAGAAGCAAATCTTACTCAGGCGCAAGTAGGTAAAATGATCAAGAGGAGCAGAAGCCAGATTTCAAAAATAGAATCTGGTAAATGTAGATTATACATGGATGAGTTCTTAAAGTTTATGAAGATTTATAGGAAGTCTCCTTTCTTCTTTTATTCTGTATTTACGACAGATGAGATCATTCAATCGCAGAAGAAAGCCCGAGTAAAATCTGCGAAGCAGTTTTAACGAGAGCCCTTAGTACTAACTAAGTGGGAAATTCTGCGTCCCGATCGCGAAGCGTTCGGGTTGACCAGTCGTAAAAACCGAGACAAGCTCAAAGATGTCAAAAAGAGTCTAAACTAGTCTTTCAGACCCGACACATGTAATAGTTCTTCAATTACCACTCGAAGATCGGAACGAATATTATTCAAATCCGGAAGTGTAGCATTATATCGCCTACTATGAGCGGATAGATCGCCTATCTCCTTTAACTTTGGTAAAGCGGTCTTTGAATTTCGAGACACAGACCAAGAATTTTCGGATAAAAAAGCGCTAATTAAATCCTTCAAATAGAAGTAATCACCATTGCCATTTTTAATCTTATTTCCAATAGAATACTTTTCAAAACATTCAATAATAAGCGTTTCCAATAGTCGACGAAACATTACGGCAGAAGCATCATAAAAGCCTACTTCGTATGAACCACATGCCTGTTTCGCAACTCTTTCGATATAACTTCTGGTATTGTTAAAAAGCTCTGAAGGGATAAAAGAATCGGATAATGTAAATTCAGTTTTTTTAGCATCCGAATTCGCTAATAATAGCTTTGATATTTCCGATTTATAAATGAAATCGAGTTCATTTACTGAGCGATTTCTATCTTTAGAATTTGTTTCTAAATCAAAAATTAGCTCTATCGCATTGACTATTTTTTGAAGTGATTCCTTTTTAATGGTTTTGAATTGATCTGATTTATTGAATATTTCTAAGTGATGATGTGCTTTTGCTTTTAGCAAATTAAATTTTTCAGCGTAAAAATTTCGACCCGTAAGAGATTTCCCTGCCCGTTTCGCTTTAGTACAGCACTTAACAGCCTCCTTTGCAACATCGATGAGAGAATCTTTTTCTTGTTTAGCTTTCTTCTT
This is a stretch of genomic DNA from Leptospira fainei serovar Hurstbridge str. BUT 6. It encodes these proteins:
- a CDS encoding helix-turn-helix domain-containing protein, producing MDFEEFLLKVGKNIQTVRKEKGLTQENMDEGDYAVPVRTLQDIEAGRANFTANSIFKLSKRLKVKPRDLLDI
- a CDS encoding helix-turn-helix transcriptional regulator, coding for MTRKFKSKSQSATYRQTIGRISEEEKKAFYNQLKIARIEANLTQAQVGKMIKRSRSQISKIESGKCRLYMDEFLKFMKIYRKSPFFFYSVFTTDEIIQSQKKARVKSAKQF
- a CDS encoding DUF4145 domain-containing protein, producing MVKKKAKQEKDSLIDVAKEAVKCCTKAKRAGKSLTGRNFYAEKFNLLKAKAHHHLEIFNKSDQFKTIKKESLQKIVNAIELIFDLETNSKDRNRSVNELDFIYKSEISKLLLANSDAKKTEFTLSDSFIPSELFNNTRSYIERVAKQACGSYEVGFYDASAVMFRRLLETLIIECFEKYSIGNKIKNGNGDYFYLKDLISAFLSENSWSVSRNSKTALPKLKEIGDLSAHSRRYNATLPDLNNIRSDLRVVIEELLHVSGLKD